A region from the Variovorax paradoxus genome encodes:
- a CDS encoding 3'-5' exonuclease, which translates to MSDNPPALPPLPEREQIALLEPFEGLGLRDIVVVSTLQEAEHAAAALLAAGVAGFDTESKPTFAKNEVSGGPHVVQFATRETAWLFQLHRTECNPVVAALLASTELRKVGFGLSTDLTLIRNRLNIEPKAVFDIDSEFRRRGYRKSVGVKAAVALVFNRRFVKSRKATTSNWANRQLTEAQMRYAANDAYASIRVFDALFGG; encoded by the coding sequence GTGAGCGACAACCCTCCCGCGTTGCCACCCCTCCCCGAGCGCGAGCAGATCGCGCTGCTCGAACCCTTCGAGGGCCTGGGCCTGAGAGACATCGTGGTCGTTTCCACGCTGCAGGAGGCCGAACATGCCGCCGCCGCATTGCTGGCCGCCGGCGTTGCCGGCTTCGACACCGAATCCAAGCCCACCTTCGCGAAGAACGAGGTCTCGGGCGGACCGCACGTGGTGCAGTTCGCAACGCGCGAAACCGCTTGGCTGTTCCAGCTGCACCGCACCGAATGCAACCCGGTGGTCGCAGCGCTGCTTGCTTCCACCGAACTCCGCAAAGTCGGCTTCGGCCTTTCGACCGATCTCACGCTGATACGCAACCGCCTCAACATCGAACCGAAGGCGGTGTTCGACATCGACAGCGAGTTTCGCCGCCGCGGCTACCGCAAGTCGGTGGGCGTGAAGGCGGCCGTGGCGCTGGTGTTCAACCGGCGCTTCGTGAAGTCGCGCAAGGCGACCACCTCGAACTGGGCCAACAGGCAACTGACCGAAGCGCAGATGCGCTACGCGGCCAACGACGCCTATGCATCGATTCGCGTGTTCGATGCGCTGTTCGGCGGCTGA
- the gnd gene encoding decarboxylating NADP(+)-dependent phosphogluconate dehydrogenase: MSNKSDFGLIGLAVMGQNLVLNVESRGFQVSVYNRTEATTEAFVAANPGKKLVGTKTLEEFVQSLARPRKIQIMVKAGAPVDQVIEQLIPLLDKDDIVIDGGNSLYTDTERRDAYLATKGLRFIGAGVSGGEEGARKGPSIMPGGPLSTWEVMKPIFESIAAKVDGEPCVIHIGPGGAGHYVKMVHNGIEYGDMQLICEAYSLFKAAGFSTDEMAAVFNEWNEGELQSYLIQITAKALEQKDPETGQPIVELILDKAGQKGTGQWTLVNAAQNAVVISTINAAVEARVLSSQKKARVAASKLLQGPKIALSLDKKALVAKVHDALYASKVISYTQGFDLVQTMGETKEWKLDLGRIAAIWRGGCIIRARFLNRITDAYRTDPSLRNLMLDPYFKDLLNRTQQNWREVVALAVSNGIPVPAFSASLAYYDSYRTERLPANLLQAQRDFFGAHTYERVDKPAGEFFHTNWPEVIG; the protein is encoded by the coding sequence ATGAGCAACAAGAGCGATTTCGGATTGATCGGCCTGGCCGTGATGGGCCAGAACCTGGTGCTGAACGTGGAAAGCCGCGGCTTCCAGGTCAGCGTGTACAACCGCACCGAAGCCACCACCGAAGCCTTCGTGGCCGCCAACCCGGGCAAGAAGCTGGTCGGCACGAAAACGCTGGAGGAGTTCGTGCAGAGCCTCGCCCGGCCGCGCAAGATCCAGATCATGGTGAAGGCCGGCGCGCCGGTCGACCAGGTCATCGAGCAGCTGATTCCGCTGCTCGACAAGGACGACATCGTCATCGACGGCGGCAACAGCCTCTACACCGACACCGAGCGCCGCGACGCCTACCTCGCAACCAAGGGCCTGCGCTTCATCGGCGCGGGCGTCTCGGGCGGCGAGGAAGGCGCGCGCAAGGGTCCGTCGATCATGCCGGGCGGACCGCTCTCCACCTGGGAGGTGATGAAGCCGATCTTCGAGAGCATCGCGGCCAAGGTGGACGGCGAGCCCTGCGTGATCCACATCGGCCCCGGCGGCGCGGGCCACTACGTGAAGATGGTGCACAACGGCATCGAGTATGGCGACATGCAGCTGATCTGCGAGGCCTACAGCCTGTTCAAGGCCGCCGGCTTCAGCACCGACGAGATGGCTGCGGTCTTCAACGAATGGAACGAGGGCGAGCTGCAAAGCTACCTGATCCAGATCACCGCCAAGGCGCTCGAGCAAAAGGACCCGGAAACCGGCCAGCCGATCGTCGAACTCATTCTCGACAAGGCCGGCCAGAAGGGCACGGGGCAGTGGACACTCGTCAACGCGGCCCAGAACGCGGTGGTCATCAGCACCATCAACGCCGCGGTCGAGGCGCGCGTGCTGTCATCGCAGAAGAAGGCGCGCGTGGCGGCCAGCAAGCTGCTGCAGGGGCCGAAGATCGCACTGTCGCTCGACAAGAAGGCGCTGGTGGCCAAGGTACACGACGCGCTCTATGCCTCGAAGGTCATCAGCTACACGCAGGGCTTCGACCTCGTTCAGACCATGGGCGAGACGAAAGAGTGGAAGCTCGACCTCGGCCGCATCGCGGCCATCTGGCGCGGCGGCTGCATCATCCGCGCGCGCTTCCTGAACCGCATCACCGACGCCTACCGCACCGATCCATCCCTCCGCAACCTGATGCTCGACCCCTACTTCAAGGACCTGCTGAACCGCACGCAGCAGAACTGGCGAGAAGTGGTGGCACTGGCGGTGAGCAACGGCATTCCGGTGCCGGCGTTCAGCGCCTCGCTGGCCTACTACGACAGCTACCGCACCGAGCGGCTGCCCGCTAACCTGCTGCAGGCGCAGCGCGATTTCTTCGGGGCGCACACCTACGAGCGTGTGGACAAGCCCGCCGGCGAGTTCTTCCACACCAACTGGCCGGAAGTCATCGGCTGA
- a CDS encoding gluconokinase, with the protein MNGVWLVVMGVSGCGKSSLGAALAVGFGLPLIEGDDYHPPANVEKMSRGIALTDADRAGWLATLGQKLAAAPQGAVLTCSALKRSYREQLRAAVPGLRFVFMEIERAEAERRVAARAGEGEHTFPASLVANQFATLESPAGEPGVLAVDATAPLGVLVGHVKAWLPAV; encoded by the coding sequence ATGAACGGGGTATGGCTGGTCGTGATGGGTGTTTCAGGCTGCGGCAAATCGAGCCTCGGGGCTGCGCTGGCAGTGGGGTTCGGGCTGCCGCTGATCGAGGGCGACGACTACCATCCGCCGGCCAATGTCGAGAAGATGAGCCGCGGCATCGCCCTGACCGATGCGGACCGCGCCGGCTGGCTCGCGACGCTGGGGCAGAAGCTGGCCGCTGCGCCGCAGGGAGCGGTGCTGACCTGCTCGGCGCTCAAGCGCAGCTACCGGGAGCAGCTGCGCGCGGCGGTGCCGGGGCTGCGCTTCGTGTTCATGGAGATCGAGCGCGCCGAGGCCGAACGCCGCGTGGCCGCACGGGCCGGCGAGGGTGAGCACACGTTCCCGGCAAGCCTGGTCGCCAACCAGTTCGCAACGCTCGAATCACCGGCCGGCGAGCCGGGCGTGCTGGCGGTCGATGCGACCGCACCGCTGGGGGTGCTGGTCGGGCACGTGAAGGCCTGGCTGCCTGCGGTCTGA
- a CDS encoding efflux RND transporter permease subunit, whose amino-acid sequence MSMVQLALRRPYTFIVMAMLIVLATPFVLARMATDIFPEINIPVVSVIWNYTGLPAQEMGQRISGQVERGLTTTVSDIEHIESQSLAGVSIIKVFFQPTANIEMAISQVVASMQAQVRQLPPGITPPLVIKYSASSVPVVQLALSSPTRSENSLFDATVNQLRPQLITVPGAAIPFPYGGKNRLISVDLDTQAMQARGLTPADVVNAVNTQNLILPSGTAKFGATEYSVRMNGSPDAVAGLNDLPVRTVNGATTYLRDVAYVRDGFSPQTNIVRQDGVRGVLLSVLKNGGASTLDIVSNIRAMLPVAAQTMPQDIKITPLFDQSVFVKAAVKGVVFEAILAAALTAAMVLLFLGNWRSTLIIGLTIPLSILASILVLYALGETLNLMTLGGLALSVGILVDQAIVTIENIERHLHMGTPLKEAIEVGAGEIGNAAFVSTLCICIVFVPMFFLSGVARFLFVPLAEAVVFAMLASYLLSRTLVPTLVMLLMGGAHAQPAHDAKPSALQRVYQSFDRRFERVRRAYTLLLSVVLSRRGGFIGLFLGFCLLSCLLYPALGRDFFPTVDAGQIRLHLRAPTGTRIEETARLTDRVEAAIRELVPPGQLETILDNLGIPNSGINLSYSNAGTIGTFDAELLLSLKDGHRPTEEFVSLLRAELPRRFPGVEFFFQPADIVTQILNFGLPAAIDVQFSGADMAGNAARAAELTKAIKQIPGAVDAHVHQRLDGPSLNLQMDRTRLQQYGLTAANVGQNVLIALSGSSQTAPAFWLNPQNGVVYSIAVQTPQYNVDSLDSLLNIPVGTGGTAAASGVSQQLLGNLVDAQAARQPAVMSRYNIAPVIDVYVSVQGTDLASVASKVQVLVDEMRPKLSRGSQVAIRGQVQTMQSSFIGLGVGLVMAIVLVYLLIVVTFQSWLDAAIIITALPAALAGIAWMLFITGTTLSVPALTGAIMTMGVATANSILLVSFARERLQAGIPPLSAALEGGATRIRPVLMTALAMIIGMIPMALGIGEGAEQNAPLGRAVIGGLLFATVSTLFFVPAVFAGVHSRLAHRKAAREEAHHSAQPPAGRSAPGELKP is encoded by the coding sequence CTGTCCATGGTCCAGCTCGCATTGCGTCGCCCCTACACCTTCATCGTGATGGCGATGCTGATCGTGCTGGCCACGCCCTTCGTGCTGGCGCGCATGGCCACCGACATCTTCCCGGAGATCAACATCCCGGTGGTCAGCGTCATCTGGAACTACACCGGCCTGCCGGCGCAGGAGATGGGCCAGCGCATCTCGGGCCAGGTGGAGCGCGGCCTCACCACCACGGTGAGCGACATCGAGCATATCGAGTCGCAGTCGCTCGCGGGCGTGTCGATCATCAAGGTGTTCTTCCAGCCCACCGCCAACATCGAGATGGCGATCTCGCAGGTGGTGGCCTCCATGCAGGCGCAGGTGCGGCAGCTGCCGCCGGGCATCACGCCGCCGCTGGTCATCAAGTATTCGGCCTCCAGCGTGCCGGTGGTCCAGCTTGCGCTGTCCAGCCCCACGCGCTCTGAAAACTCGCTGTTCGATGCCACCGTCAACCAGCTGCGGCCGCAGCTCATCACGGTGCCCGGCGCGGCCATTCCGTTTCCGTACGGCGGCAAGAACCGGCTGATCTCGGTCGACCTCGACACCCAGGCGATGCAGGCGCGCGGCCTCACGCCGGCCGACGTGGTGAACGCGGTCAACACGCAGAACCTGATCCTGCCTTCGGGCACCGCCAAGTTCGGCGCCACCGAATACAGCGTGCGCATGAACGGTTCGCCCGACGCGGTGGCCGGACTCAACGACCTGCCGGTGCGCACGGTGAACGGCGCCACCACCTACCTGCGCGACGTGGCCTATGTGCGCGACGGTTTCTCGCCGCAGACCAACATCGTGCGCCAGGACGGCGTGCGCGGCGTGCTGCTGTCGGTGCTGAAGAACGGCGGCGCCTCCACGCTGGACATCGTTTCGAACATCCGCGCGATGCTGCCGGTGGCCGCGCAGACCATGCCGCAGGACATCAAGATCACGCCGCTGTTCGACCAGTCGGTGTTCGTGAAGGCGGCCGTCAAGGGCGTGGTGTTCGAGGCCATCCTGGCGGCGGCGCTCACGGCAGCGATGGTGCTGCTGTTCCTGGGCAACTGGCGCAGCACGCTGATCATCGGGCTCACGATTCCGCTGTCGATCCTGGCCTCGATCCTGGTGCTGTATGCGCTCGGCGAAACGCTCAACCTCATGACGCTGGGCGGGCTTGCGCTCTCGGTCGGCATCTTGGTGGACCAGGCGATCGTGACGATCGAGAACATCGAGCGCCACCTGCACATGGGCACGCCGCTCAAGGAAGCCATCGAGGTCGGCGCGGGCGAGATCGGCAATGCGGCCTTCGTCTCCACGCTGTGCATCTGCATCGTGTTCGTGCCGATGTTCTTTCTCTCGGGCGTGGCGCGCTTCCTGTTCGTGCCGCTGGCCGAGGCGGTGGTGTTCGCGATGCTGGCCTCCTACCTGCTTTCGCGCACGCTGGTGCCCACGCTGGTGATGCTGCTGATGGGCGGCGCACATGCGCAGCCGGCCCACGATGCAAAGCCCAGCGCGCTGCAGCGCGTCTACCAGAGCTTCGATCGCCGCTTCGAGCGCGTGCGCCGCGCCTACACGCTGCTGCTGTCGGTGGTGCTGTCCAGGCGCGGGGGGTTCATCGGCCTGTTCCTGGGCTTCTGCCTGCTGTCCTGCCTGCTGTATCCGGCGCTGGGCCGCGACTTCTTCCCGACCGTGGACGCAGGCCAGATCCGCCTGCACCTGCGCGCCCCCACCGGCACCCGCATCGAGGAAACGGCGCGCCTCACCGACCGCGTCGAGGCCGCCATCCGCGAGCTGGTGCCGCCCGGCCAGCTCGAAACCATCCTCGACAACCTCGGCATTCCCAACAGCGGCATCAACCTCTCATACAGCAATGCCGGCACCATCGGCACCTTCGACGCGGAGCTGCTGCTCTCGCTGAAGGACGGCCATCGGCCCACCGAGGAATTCGTCTCGCTGCTGCGCGCTGAATTGCCCAGGCGCTTTCCGGGTGTCGAATTCTTCTTCCAGCCCGCCGACATCGTCACGCAGATCCTGAACTTCGGCCTGCCTGCGGCCATCGACGTGCAGTTCAGCGGCGCCGACATGGCGGGCAACGCGGCCCGCGCGGCCGAGCTCACCAAGGCCATCAAGCAGATTCCCGGCGCGGTCGATGCGCACGTGCACCAGCGGCTCGACGGGCCCAGCCTCAACCTGCAGATGGACCGCACGCGGCTGCAGCAGTACGGCCTCACCGCGGCCAACGTGGGGCAGAACGTGCTCATTGCGCTCTCGGGCAGCTCGCAGACGGCGCCGGCCTTCTGGCTCAATCCACAGAACGGCGTGGTCTACAGCATTGCGGTGCAGACGCCGCAGTACAACGTCGACTCGCTCGACTCGCTGCTCAATATCCCGGTGGGCACGGGCGGCACGGCGGCCGCCAGCGGTGTTTCGCAGCAGCTGCTGGGCAACCTGGTCGATGCGCAGGCCGCGCGGCAGCCGGCGGTGATGTCGCGCTACAACATTGCGCCGGTGATCGACGTCTACGTGAGCGTGCAGGGCACCGACCTTGCGAGCGTGGCCTCGAAGGTGCAGGTGCTGGTCGACGAGATGCGACCCAAGCTCTCGCGCGGCAGCCAGGTCGCCATCCGCGGGCAGGTGCAGACCATGCAGTCGTCCTTCATCGGCCTGGGCGTGGGGCTGGTGATGGCCATCGTGCTGGTGTACCTGCTGATCGTGGTCACCTTCCAGTCGTGGCTCGACGCGGCCATCATCATCACCGCCCTGCCCGCCGCGCTGGCCGGCATCGCGTGGATGCTGTTCATCACCGGCACCACGCTGAGCGTGCCCGCGCTGACCGGTGCGATCATGACCATGGGCGTGGCCACGGCCAATTCCATCCTGCTGGTGTCGTTCGCGCGCGAGCGGCTGCAGGCCGGCATTCCACCGCTTTCGGCCGCGCTCGAGGGCGGTGCCACGCGCATCCGGCCGGTGCTGATGACGGCGCTGGCGATGATCATCGGCATGATCCCGATGGCGCTGGGCATCGGCGAAGGCGCCGAGCAGAACGCGCCGCTGGGCCGCGCGGTGATCGGCGGCCTGCTTTTTGCCACGGTGTCGACATTGTTTTTCGTGCCTGCCGTGTTCGCGGGGGTGCACAGTCGGCTTGCGCACCGCAAAGCGGCACGCGAAGAAGCACACCATTCGGCGCAACCGCCCGCGGGGCGCAGCGCCCCAGGAGAACTGAAACCTTGA
- a CDS encoding efflux RND transporter periplasmic adaptor subunit, with protein sequence MTEQRHSALAIHPIAAEDGEGELLRRRQIVKRTRWLVLIVLALLALGAARTVFVRIANARALEAGTAERAKLHVQTALPRTPAAGQTLALPGTLQGFVQSPISARASGYLKRWTRDIGSRVEKGELLAEIETPEIDQQLSQAIAARAQAASGLELAKSTAERWENLRKKDVVSQQDLDERRSAVAQATSNVAAADANVQRLRQTEGFKRIVAPFAGVITRRNVDVGDLIDAGAGGGAGRALFMLAQTDPLRVYINVPQAYAQLVKAGQPVVVTQAELRGQRFTGEVARTSGSIDATTRMMQVEVSLPNRDGALLPGAYVQVSLPLAASQTLTVPANALLFRAEGTRIAVVDAQGRIGLRAVTLGRNYGESVEVTDGIGANDRMVLNPSDSLAEGDVVTIAPEAPAADAKAPPRKEPA encoded by the coding sequence ATGACGGAGCAACGCCACTCGGCATTGGCCATCCACCCCATCGCCGCGGAAGACGGCGAAGGCGAACTGCTGCGCCGCCGCCAGATCGTGAAGCGCACGCGCTGGCTGGTGCTGATCGTGCTCGCGCTGCTGGCGCTGGGGGCGGCGCGCACGGTGTTCGTGCGCATCGCGAATGCACGCGCGCTCGAAGCCGGTACCGCGGAACGCGCGAAGCTGCATGTGCAGACCGCCCTGCCGCGCACGCCCGCCGCGGGCCAGACGCTGGCGCTGCCCGGCACGCTGCAGGGCTTCGTGCAGTCGCCGATCTCGGCGCGCGCGAGCGGCTACCTCAAGCGCTGGACCAGGGACATCGGCAGCCGCGTCGAGAAAGGCGAGCTGCTGGCCGAGATCGAAACGCCCGAAATCGACCAGCAGCTGTCGCAGGCCATTGCCGCCCGCGCGCAGGCGGCCTCGGGCCTGGAGCTCGCGAAGAGCACGGCCGAGCGCTGGGAAAACCTGCGCAAGAAGGACGTGGTCTCGCAACAGGACCTCGACGAACGCCGCAGCGCGGTGGCGCAGGCCACGTCGAACGTGGCGGCGGCCGATGCGAACGTGCAGCGCCTGAGGCAGACCGAAGGCTTCAAGCGCATCGTCGCGCCGTTCGCGGGTGTGATCACGCGCCGCAATGTCGACGTGGGCGACCTGATCGACGCCGGTGCGGGCGGCGGCGCCGGGCGCGCACTCTTCATGCTGGCGCAGACCGATCCGCTGCGCGTGTACATCAACGTGCCACAGGCCTACGCGCAGCTCGTCAAGGCGGGCCAGCCGGTGGTGGTGACGCAGGCGGAACTGCGCGGCCAGCGCTTCACGGGCGAGGTGGCGCGCACCTCGGGCTCGATCGACGCCACCACGCGGATGATGCAGGTCGAGGTGTCGCTGCCCAACCGCGACGGCGCGCTGCTGCCGGGCGCCTATGTGCAGGTGTCGCTGCCGCTGGCCGCGAGCCAGACGCTCACGGTGCCGGCCAATGCGCTGCTGTTCCGCGCCGAAGGCACGCGCATCGCGGTGGTCGATGCGCAAGGCCGCATCGGCTTGCGCGCGGTCACGCTGGGCCGCAACTACGGCGAGAGCGTTGAGGTGACCGATGGCATCGGCGCCAATGACCGCATGGTGCTCAATCCTTCCGACTCGCTGGCCGAGGGCGACGTGGTGACGATCGCACCCGAAGCACCGGCAGCGGATGCGAAGGCACCTCCCCGAAAGGAACCGGCGTGA
- a CDS encoding efflux transporter outer membrane subunit — protein MRLRLLDACAAAALLLAGCAVGPDYKAPETPLPVSWKLEEPWRQAAPDDSADKGPWWRRFNDAQLDALQDKALAGSPTLAIANARLAQARATLAANSASQYPQLGFGTRASRLKISANRPLTNYATANSSTVQNDFMLSLNASYELDLAGRVQRSVEGATASAEQSAADLENTRLVLTADVANNYFNLRSTDTELDVLSRSIALQRRALELVTARHDLGAVSGLDVAQQQALLDTTLTQVDVLKKQRAQYEHALATLTGTPAPSFELPADLREIRPPAVPLGLPSEMLQRRPDVASAERAMAAANAQIGVATAALYPSFVISPTVGVDSRMIETLFDGPSLLWSVGVSATQVLFDGGRVRANVDFAKAGYDATVGNYRRTVLTAMQEVEDGITGLAALDRATTQAQAAVAAARRVLDMATSRYEGGASTYLDVITAQQSLLTVERQAAQLQGQRLLTSVFLVKALGGDWCAADTSSAADPRTGCPAPLRPVAGTR, from the coding sequence GTGAGACTGCGCCTGCTGGATGCCTGCGCAGCCGCAGCGCTGCTGCTGGCAGGCTGCGCGGTCGGCCCCGACTACAAGGCGCCCGAGACCCCGCTGCCCGTGAGCTGGAAGCTCGAGGAACCGTGGCGGCAGGCCGCACCGGACGACAGCGCCGACAAGGGCCCGTGGTGGAGGCGCTTCAACGACGCGCAGCTCGACGCATTGCAGGACAAGGCGCTGGCCGGCAGCCCGACGCTGGCCATCGCCAACGCGCGGCTGGCCCAGGCACGCGCCACGCTCGCGGCCAATTCGGCCAGCCAGTATCCGCAGCTCGGCTTCGGCACCCGCGCTTCGCGCCTGAAGATTTCCGCCAACCGGCCGCTCACCAACTACGCCACAGCCAACTCGTCGACGGTGCAGAACGACTTTATGCTGTCGCTCAACGCGAGCTATGAGCTCGACCTCGCGGGCCGCGTGCAGCGCAGCGTCGAAGGCGCCACGGCCTCGGCCGAACAATCGGCCGCCGACCTCGAGAACACGCGGCTCGTGCTCACTGCCGACGTGGCGAACAACTACTTCAACCTGCGCTCGACCGACACCGAGCTCGACGTGCTCTCGCGGTCCATCGCCCTGCAGCGGCGCGCGCTCGAACTGGTCACAGCGCGCCACGACCTGGGTGCGGTGTCGGGCCTCGACGTGGCGCAGCAGCAGGCGCTGCTCGACACCACGCTGACGCAGGTCGACGTGCTGAAGAAGCAGCGCGCGCAGTATGAGCACGCGCTCGCCACCCTCACGGGCACGCCGGCGCCGAGCTTCGAGCTGCCGGCCGACCTGCGCGAGATTCGCCCGCCCGCGGTGCCGCTGGGCCTGCCTTCCGAAATGCTGCAGCGCCGGCCCGACGTGGCCTCGGCCGAGCGCGCCATGGCGGCGGCCAACGCGCAGATCGGCGTGGCCACTGCGGCCCTCTATCCGAGCTTCGTCATCTCGCCGACCGTGGGCGTGGACAGCCGCATGATCGAGACGCTATTCGACGGACCGAGCCTGTTGTGGTCGGTGGGCGTGTCGGCCACGCAGGTGCTGTTCGATGGCGGCCGCGTGCGCGCGAATGTCGATTTCGCCAAGGCCGGCTACGACGCCACCGTGGGCAACTACCGCCGCACGGTGCTGACCGCGATGCAGGAAGTGGAAGACGGCATCACCGGCCTGGCCGCGCTCGACCGCGCGACCACCCAGGCGCAGGCCGCCGTCGCGGCGGCGCGCCGCGTGCTCGACATGGCCACCAGCCGCTACGAAGGCGGCGCCTCGACGTATCTCGACGTGATCACCGCGCAGCAGTCGCTGCTCACGGTGGAGCGCCAGGCCGCGCAGCTGCAGGGCCAGCGCCTGCTGACTTCGGTGTTCCTGGTGAAGGCGCTCGGCGGCGACTGGTGCGCAGCGGACACTTCCAGCGCGGCCGATCCTAGAACAGGCTGCCCTGCCCCGCTGCGCCCGGTGGCCGGAACGCGCTGA
- a CDS encoding PA0069 family radical SAM protein, with translation MPAAYIPLHAIKGRGAATRLAHRFSRDERNAFDDGWGTLEEGAAEAEELSPLATEVRFEDVKSVLNENDSPDISFDRSLNPYRGCEHGCIYCFARPTHSYLNLSPGLDFETKLIAKRNIVEVLRAELGRKGYRPSHIAIGTATDCYQPIERELRLTRSVIELLKETRHPFALVTKSSAVERDLDLIAPMAAEHLAAVYITVTTLDGELARKLEPRAAAPHRRLRTIRTLAEAGVPVGVSVAPQIPFVNEDMEQVLEAAWEAGARSAFYTVIRLPWEVAPLFKEWLELHYPQRADRIMARIHEMRGGKDYDADFATRMKGSGLWADLIRQRFEKAANRIGFNRERIALDLSAFRPPGAAGQGSLF, from the coding sequence ATGCCGGCGGCCTACATTCCCCTCCATGCCATCAAGGGCCGCGGCGCGGCCACGCGCCTGGCGCACCGCTTTTCGCGCGACGAGCGCAATGCATTCGACGACGGCTGGGGCACGCTCGAAGAAGGCGCGGCCGAAGCCGAAGAGTTGTCGCCGCTTGCCACCGAGGTGCGCTTCGAGGACGTGAAGTCGGTGCTCAACGAGAACGACTCGCCCGACATTTCATTCGACCGTTCGCTCAACCCGTACCGCGGCTGCGAGCACGGCTGCATCTACTGCTTCGCCCGGCCGACGCACAGCTACCTCAATCTCTCGCCGGGGCTCGACTTCGAAACCAAGCTCATCGCCAAGCGGAACATCGTCGAGGTGCTGCGCGCCGAACTCGGCCGCAAGGGCTACCGGCCCAGCCACATCGCTATCGGCACGGCCACCGATTGCTACCAGCCCATCGAACGCGAGCTGCGGCTCACCCGCTCGGTGATCGAGCTGCTGAAGGAAACGCGGCATCCGTTTGCGCTGGTCACAAAATCGAGCGCGGTCGAACGCGACCTGGACCTGATCGCACCCATGGCCGCCGAGCACCTGGCCGCGGTGTACATCACCGTGACCACGCTCGACGGCGAGCTGGCCCGCAAGCTGGAGCCGCGCGCGGCCGCGCCGCATCGGCGGCTGCGCACCATTCGCACGCTGGCCGAGGCCGGCGTGCCGGTGGGCGTGAGCGTGGCGCCGCAGATTCCCTTCGTCAACGAAGACATGGAGCAGGTGCTCGAAGCCGCCTGGGAGGCCGGTGCGCGCAGTGCCTTCTACACGGTCATCCGGCTGCCGTGGGAGGTGGCGCCGCTCTTCAAGGAATGGCTCGAACTGCACTACCCGCAGCGCGCGGACCGCATCATGGCGCGCATCCACGAGATGCGCGGCGGCAAGGACTACGACGCCGACTTCGCCACCCGCATGAAGGGCAGCGGGCTCTGGGCCGACCTGATCCGCCAGCGCTTCGAGAAGGCGGCGAACCGCATCGGCTTCAACCGCGAGCGCATTGCGCTCGATCTCAGCGCGTTCCGGCCACCGGGCGCAGCGGGGCAGGGCAGCCTGTTCTAG
- a CDS encoding GbsR/MarR family transcriptional regulator, translating into MELTDIQRKFVLHWGEMGSMWGVNRTVSQIHALLFAHGKPMHAEELSDTLGVARSNVSNSLKELQAWNLVRVTHILGDRRDYFETSVDVWELFRTVVRERKEREFDPTIRVLREIVSSPDFQKEPADAQDRIRSTMDLMAKLATWADEMLRLSPGTLDKVLTLGASVQKFVRGDAAQAATPAAPKKDDDPDAHHASLPMI; encoded by the coding sequence ATGGAACTCACCGACATCCAACGCAAGTTCGTTCTCCATTGGGGGGAAATGGGCTCCATGTGGGGCGTCAACCGCACGGTCTCGCAAATCCATGCCCTGTTGTTCGCGCACGGCAAGCCCATGCATGCCGAAGAGCTCTCCGACACGCTGGGCGTGGCCCGCTCCAACGTGAGCAACAGCCTGAAGGAACTGCAGGCATGGAACCTGGTGCGCGTGACGCACATCCTGGGCGACCGGCGCGACTATTTCGAAACCAGTGTCGACGTCTGGGAGCTGTTCCGCACCGTGGTGCGCGAGCGCAAGGAACGCGAGTTCGACCCCACCATCCGCGTGCTGCGCGAGATCGTCTCCAGCCCCGACTTCCAGAAGGAGCCCGCCGATGCGCAAGACCGCATCCGCTCCACCATGGACTTGATGGCCAAGCTCGCCACCTGGGCCGACGAAATGCTGCGGCTCTCGCCCGGCACGCTCGACAAGGTGCTGACGCTCGGCGCCAGCGTGCAGAAGTTCGTTCGCGGGGATGCGGCGCAGGCGGCAACTCCAGCAGCGCCGAAGAAGGACGACGACCCCGATGCCCACCATGCCAGCCTGCCGATGATCTGA
- a CDS encoding thiol-disulfide oxidoreductase DCC family protein, which produces MPTIAAYPLTVYFDATCALCTAEMTAMKARDAAARLNLVDCSPAGFDAGPAPREALMTAIHAIDAAGQLFVGVPAIRACRDAVGLPSGSLLLDLPLVAPLADRAYAVLARNRYQLPLWLVALLAGKAARASRTCTGGNCRI; this is translated from the coding sequence ATGCCCACCATCGCCGCCTACCCTCTGACCGTCTACTTCGATGCCACCTGCGCCCTCTGCACGGCGGAAATGACTGCGATGAAGGCGCGCGATGCCGCGGCCCGCCTGAACCTCGTCGACTGCTCGCCCGCTGGATTCGACGCCGGGCCGGCCCCGCGCGAGGCGCTGATGACCGCGATCCACGCCATTGACGCCGCGGGACAGCTGTTCGTGGGCGTCCCCGCCATCCGCGCCTGCCGCGACGCCGTCGGGCTGCCGAGCGGCAGCTTGCTGCTCGACCTGCCGCTGGTCGCGCCGCTGGCCGACCGCGCCTATGCGGTGCTCGCGCGCAACCGCTACCAGCTGCCGCTCTGGCTGGTGGCCCTGCTCGCCGGCAAGGCCGCGCGCGCGTCCCGCACCTGCACCGGCGGCAACTGCCGGATCTGA